A section of the Enterococcus montenegrensis genome encodes:
- a CDS encoding ArsR/SmtB family transcription factor, with translation MEQETEILQVSRLFKVLADKTRLKILLALKKGELNVTTIGEVVEMEQSAVSHQLKLLRDNRVVKSRREGKTVLYSLDDHHVLDILEQTFEHIHHS, from the coding sequence ATGGAGCAAGAAACAGAAATTCTGCAAGTTAGTCGTCTTTTTAAAGTTTTAGCAGATAAAACACGACTTAAAATTTTACTAGCGTTAAAAAAAGGTGAATTGAATGTGACAACTATCGGTGAAGTAGTTGAAATGGAACAGTCAGCTGTCTCCCACCAGTTAAAACTTTTACGAGATAATCGTGTAGTAAAGTCTCGCCGAGAAGGCAAAACTGTTTTATATAGTTTAGATGATCATCACGTATTGGATATATTAGAACAAACCTTTGAACATATTCATCATAGCTAA
- a CDS encoding Fur family transcriptional regulator: MTKIDQAMVTLKEHGFKKTNKREKLLTFLAKKNRYVAAKEVQEYMEGEFGSISFDTIYRNLHDFSEIGLLEETDLNGEMKFRFHCCQDKNHHHHHFICTVCGKTQELDLCPMDFFKGQLPGCTIEGHRFEILGRCADCQ; encoded by the coding sequence ATGACAAAAATTGACCAGGCAATGGTGACTTTAAAAGAACATGGCTTTAAAAAAACTAATAAACGGGAAAAGTTGTTAACTTTTTTAGCCAAAAAAAATCGTTATGTGGCAGCTAAAGAAGTCCAAGAATATATGGAAGGCGAATTTGGAAGTATCAGTTTTGATACGATTTATCGCAATCTCCATGATTTTTCAGAAATTGGTTTATTAGAAGAAACAGACTTAAACGGTGAGATGAAATTCCGCTTTCACTGCTGTCAGGATAAAAATCATCATCATCATCATTTTATCTGCACGGTTTGTGGTAAAACCCAAGAATTAGATCTTTGCCCCATGGATTTTTTCAAAGGACAACTTCCCGGTTGCACCATCGAAGGCCATCGTTTTGAGATTTTAGGACGCTGTGCTGACTGTCAATAG
- the rpsU gene encoding 30S ribosomal protein S21 codes for MSKTVVRKNESLDDALRRFKRSVSKAGTLQESRKREFYEKPSVKRKKKSEAARKRKKF; via the coding sequence ATGTCAAAAACAGTGGTTCGTAAAAATGAATCTCTTGACGACGCTCTTCGTCGCTTCAAACGTTCCGTTTCAAAAGCTGGGACTCTTCAAGAATCTCGTAAACGGGAATTTTATGAAAAACCAAGTGTGAAACGTAAGAAAAAATCTGAAGCTGCTAGAAAACGCAAAAAATTCTAG
- the thrC gene encoding threonine synthase, which yields MYEGLLKTFKEYLPVTEKTPMISLAEGNTPLIPLNSLSKELKINLYGKYEGLNPTGSFKDRGMVMAVAKAVEDGAKAIICASTGNTSAAAAAYATRAGIKAYVVIPDGKIAMGKLAQAIIYGADIISIPGNFDEALKAVREIAETEAVALVNSVNPYRLEGQKTAAFEVCQQLEKAPDVLAIPVGNAGNISAYWKGFKEWHDVKGTTLPRMHGFEAEGAAAIVKGAVIAQPETIATAIRIGNPASWKLAEAARDESKGYIDSVTDAEILNAYKKVAAQDGVFVEPGSAASLAGVIQHVKAGKIKAGETVVCVFTGNGLKDPDTAINETTVDIHKMSDLEEMRNHLRQGVAKL from the coding sequence ATGTACGAAGGCTTATTAAAAACTTTTAAAGAGTATTTACCTGTAACAGAAAAAACACCAATGATTTCACTAGCAGAGGGAAATACACCACTTATTCCTTTAAATAGCTTGTCAAAAGAGTTGAAAATTAACTTGTATGGCAAATATGAAGGCTTGAATCCGACTGGCTCATTTAAAGACCGCGGAATGGTAATGGCTGTAGCCAAAGCTGTTGAAGATGGGGCGAAAGCAATTATTTGTGCCTCAACAGGTAATACTAGTGCGGCAGCGGCAGCGTATGCAACTAGAGCAGGTATCAAAGCTTACGTGGTTATCCCAGATGGTAAAATTGCAATGGGAAAACTAGCCCAGGCAATTATTTATGGTGCTGATATTATTTCGATTCCAGGTAATTTTGATGAAGCTTTAAAAGCAGTCCGTGAAATTGCGGAAACAGAGGCGGTAGCATTGGTAAATTCTGTGAATCCGTATCGTTTAGAAGGACAAAAAACAGCTGCCTTTGAAGTGTGTCAACAATTAGAAAAAGCTCCCGATGTTTTAGCAATTCCGGTTGGGAACGCGGGAAATATTTCAGCTTACTGGAAAGGTTTTAAAGAATGGCATGACGTAAAAGGAACAACTTTGCCACGTATGCACGGTTTTGAAGCAGAAGGTGCAGCAGCGATTGTAAAAGGGGCAGTGATTGCGCAACCTGAAACAATTGCAACGGCAATTCGGATTGGTAATCCTGCAAGCTGGAAGTTAGCTGAAGCTGCCAGAGACGAGTCAAAAGGCTATATTGATTCTGTAACAGATGCAGAAATTTTGAATGCATATAAAAAAGTTGCAGCCCAAGATGGTGTTTTTGTGGAACCTGGTTCAGCAGCGTCTTTAGCCGGGGTAATTCAACATGTTAAAGCAGGCAAAATTAAAGCAGGTGAAACAGTCGTTTGCGTCTTTACCGGCAACGGATTAAAAGATCCTGATACGGCAATTAATGAAACTACAGTGGACATTCATAAAATGAGTGATTTAGAAGAGATGCGTAATCACTTACGTCAAGGAGTGGCAAAACTATGA
- the thrB gene encoding homoserine kinase gives MRIRVPATSANLGPGFDSCGVAVSCYLFVEVVKPAITWQVEHSYGDFISSDASNLIVQTALKTAPNLLPHHIKVTSDIPLTRGLGSSSSAIVAGIELANRLGNLELSESDKIKLATEMEGHPDNVAPAICGDLVVASYHDDKTYYLKHYFPDCDLIAFIPNTELATSESRDVLPTQLSYSQAVTASSIANVMVAALMAGNLAVAGKMMEQDQFHEQYRSLFVPHLAKIREISHAQGGFGCYLSGAGPTVIILAPKNKTAQIIPQLKMLDKKATIEIFQVDREGVQVF, from the coding sequence ATGAGAATCCGCGTACCGGCCACTAGTGCCAACTTAGGTCCCGGTTTTGATTCTTGTGGAGTAGCGGTGAGCTGTTATTTGTTTGTGGAAGTTGTAAAGCCAGCTATAACGTGGCAAGTAGAGCATAGCTATGGCGATTTCATTTCATCTGATGCGAGCAATTTAATTGTTCAAACAGCTTTAAAGACAGCGCCAAATCTTTTACCCCATCATATTAAAGTGACGTCTGATATTCCGTTGACACGAGGATTGGGAAGTAGTTCTTCTGCAATTGTAGCCGGAATTGAATTGGCCAATCGTTTAGGAAATTTGGAATTAAGTGAAAGTGATAAAATCAAATTAGCTACTGAGATGGAAGGGCATCCAGATAATGTTGCGCCAGCAATTTGTGGTGATTTAGTTGTTGCAAGTTATCATGATGACAAAACGTACTATCTGAAACATTATTTTCCTGACTGTGATTTAATTGCTTTTATACCTAACACGGAACTGGCAACTAGTGAAAGTCGTGATGTTTTACCTACACAACTGTCTTATAGTCAAGCAGTAACTGCTAGTAGCATTGCCAATGTTATGGTGGCAGCTTTAATGGCAGGAAATTTAGCAGTGGCGGGAAAAATGATGGAACAAGATCAATTTCACGAACAATATCGTAGTCTTTTCGTGCCACATTTAGCGAAAATTCGAGAAATTAGTCATGCTCAAGGTGGCTTTGGCTGTTATTTAAGTGGAGCTGGTCCAACTGTTATTATTTTGGCACCAAAAAATAAAACAGCCCAAATAATACCACAACTAAAAATGCTTGATAAAAAAGCGACCATTGAAATTTTCCAAGTTGATCGTGAAGGTGTTCAAGTTTTTTAA
- a CDS encoding O-acetylhomoserine aminocarboxypropyltransferase/cysteine synthase family protein, which produces MKFETKCLHAGYTPQNGEPRVMPIVQSTTYTYDSTESIGKLFDLEEAGYFYTRLANPTTNAVEVKIANLEGGVGALCTSSGQAATFLALLNILTAGDHFISAAAIYGGTFNLFAHTLKKMGIEVTFVDQNASLAELQKAIKTNTKAVFAETIANPAMKVLDIEKFATLAHQNEVPFLIDNTFATPYFCRPIEFGADVVIHSTTKYLDGHAVQTGGVIVDSGKFNWANGKFPQLATPDETYHSIIYTETFGVAAYITKARVQLMRDLGATPSPQNSFLLNLGIETLPVRMDRHFENAMKVAEFLASEKSVTQITYPGLKTDTNYQLMQKYLPNGLCGVISFEIGKDRKRAAQWLDALKLVSLEVHVADIRTCALHPASATHRQLTSQELQQAGISPGLIRLSCGLENAEDIIKDLKQAFRQLEG; this is translated from the coding sequence ATGAAATTTGAAACAAAATGTTTACATGCAGGTTATACGCCACAAAACGGTGAGCCGCGGGTCATGCCGATTGTGCAAAGTACAACGTATACTTATGACTCAACTGAAAGCATTGGCAAACTTTTTGATTTGGAAGAAGCGGGATACTTTTATACACGTTTGGCTAATCCTACCACCAATGCAGTAGAAGTAAAAATTGCCAATCTTGAAGGTGGTGTGGGGGCTTTGTGTACGTCTTCAGGACAAGCAGCAACCTTTTTGGCTCTTTTGAATATTCTTACTGCAGGGGATCATTTTATTTCTGCTGCTGCTATTTATGGTGGAACCTTTAATTTGTTTGCCCATACGTTAAAGAAAATGGGAATTGAAGTTACTTTTGTTGATCAGAATGCTTCGCTAGCTGAATTACAAAAAGCGATTAAAACAAATACCAAAGCAGTTTTTGCTGAAACAATTGCAAATCCAGCAATGAAAGTATTGGATATTGAAAAATTTGCGACTTTAGCTCATCAAAATGAAGTGCCGTTTTTAATTGATAATACTTTTGCCACACCATACTTTTGTCGACCAATTGAATTTGGCGCAGACGTTGTAATTCACAGTACCACAAAATATCTCGATGGACATGCTGTACAAACCGGTGGCGTGATTGTCGATAGTGGGAAATTTAATTGGGCTAACGGGAAGTTTCCGCAACTTGCTACACCAGATGAAACATACCATAGTATTATCTATACGGAAACTTTTGGAGTCGCTGCTTATATTACCAAAGCCCGTGTGCAATTGATGCGGGATTTGGGTGCGACGCCTTCGCCTCAAAACTCATTTTTATTAAATCTTGGCATTGAAACATTACCGGTGCGGATGGATCGGCATTTTGAAAATGCGATGAAGGTAGCCGAATTTTTAGCATCAGAAAAAAGCGTTACACAGATTACTTATCCAGGATTAAAGACAGATACTAATTATCAATTAATGCAAAAATATCTACCTAATGGTTTATGTGGTGTGATTTCCTTTGAGATTGGGAAGGATCGCAAAAGAGCTGCTCAATGGTTGGATGCTTTAAAATTGGTTTCTTTGGAGGTGCATGTGGCCGATATTCGTACGTGTGCGTTGCATCCTGCAAGTGCTACTCATCGCCAATTAACAAGTCAAGAGTTGCAACAAGCCGGCATTTCACCGGGTTTAATTCGTCTTTCTTGTGGCTTAGAAAATGCAGAGGATATCATTAAAGATTTAAAACAAGCATTTAGACAACTGGAGGGATAA
- a CDS encoding pyruvate, water dikinase regulatory protein yields MSKAAEEILTIFVISDSAGETATKLAQATMAQYPTVEFNLFRKTFMSDKKTLLKALKEAKKLNALILYTMINEDLVQLIRDFCQESNLFGFDVLSAPVLEIEKRTGVAPTREPGALHHLNKNYFKRIEAMEFAVKYDDGKDPRGFLEADVVLLGVSRTSKTPLSLFLANKNLKVANLPLVPQAHIPKQLWEVDKKKIVGLTNDPNVLNGIRKERMIAYGLNPDTAYSDIDKIRAELEFANDLYEKLGCVVINVASLSIEETASMIMNALDLEDHSYYTMEEE; encoded by the coding sequence ATGAGTAAAGCTGCTGAAGAAATCTTAACAATTTTTGTCATTTCCGATTCTGCCGGAGAAACGGCTACAAAATTGGCGCAAGCCACCATGGCCCAATACCCCACCGTAGAGTTTAATTTATTTCGCAAGACTTTTATGAGCGACAAAAAGACGCTATTAAAAGCCTTAAAAGAAGCAAAAAAACTCAACGCCTTGATTTTATACACGATGATTAATGAAGATTTAGTCCAATTAATTCGTGATTTTTGCCAAGAAAGTAATTTATTTGGCTTTGACGTTTTATCAGCCCCCGTTTTGGAAATTGAAAAACGAACCGGTGTAGCTCCAACACGTGAACCAGGTGCACTGCACCACTTAAATAAAAACTATTTCAAACGCATTGAAGCAATGGAATTTGCCGTTAAATACGATGATGGTAAAGATCCTCGTGGTTTTTTAGAGGCAGATGTGGTGCTGTTAGGCGTCTCGCGGACTTCAAAAACGCCTTTAAGCTTATTTTTAGCCAATAAAAACTTAAAAGTTGCCAACTTACCCCTTGTGCCCCAAGCTCATATTCCCAAACAGCTCTGGGAAGTGGATAAGAAAAAAATCGTTGGTCTCACGAATGATCCCAACGTTTTAAATGGGATTCGAAAAGAACGAATGATTGCTTATGGTTTGAATCCAGATACGGCCTACTCGGATATTGATAAAATTCGGGCTGAATTAGAATTTGCAAATGACTTATACGAAAAATTGGGTTGTGTCGTGATTAACGTGGCCTCCTTATCAATCGAAGAAACAGCTTCAATGATTATGAATGCCTTAGACTTAGAAGACCACAGTTATTATACAATGGAAGAAGAGTAA
- a CDS encoding homoserine dehydrogenase produces MEKRLKIGLLGLGVVGSGVAKVIAQNSTKILSATGIKLEVAKALVRIGEDKKTIAAEHGFSLVHDIKDITDDPEIDIVVEVMGKIEPAKSFILAALNSGKHVVSANKDLIAQHGNELVATAQENGCYFYYEASVAGGIPILRTLVNSFLADEITEVFGIVNGTTNYMLTQMLENNLSYEVSLQQAQKLGFAESDPTNDVDGIDAAYKAVILTRFAFHQDLGMKDFAVTGIRGMDLADLKLAQQLGYEVKLIAQTKNSANGVYADVAPKLVPKRHPLASIYNELNGVFIKSYGIGKSMFYGPGAGSIPTATSVVNDLAVIAQRTAEKLPVAPFTDYKAQVNLQNKADVTGRFYLALKADTKQQQTQIATIFSEINLAVELVEQKQTDDFRVVYLTQNISLEKRDEVVTALADVDVKVTQMMEILEG; encoded by the coding sequence ATGGAAAAGCGATTGAAAATTGGTCTATTAGGTTTAGGTGTGGTCGGCTCCGGAGTAGCAAAAGTGATAGCCCAAAATAGTACGAAAATCTTGTCTGCTACCGGTATTAAACTAGAAGTTGCGAAAGCTTTGGTACGAATCGGAGAAGATAAAAAAACTATTGCAGCTGAACATGGTTTTTCTTTAGTCCATGACATTAAAGACATCACCGATGATCCTGAAATTGATATTGTAGTAGAAGTCATGGGAAAAATTGAGCCAGCGAAATCTTTTATTTTAGCAGCTCTTAACAGCGGCAAGCATGTTGTTTCAGCAAATAAAGATTTGATTGCCCAACATGGCAATGAATTAGTTGCAACAGCCCAAGAAAATGGCTGTTACTTCTATTATGAAGCGAGTGTTGCCGGGGGAATTCCAATTTTACGAACACTCGTAAATAGCTTTTTAGCAGATGAAATCACTGAAGTTTTTGGTATTGTAAATGGGACAACCAACTATATGCTGACGCAAATGCTAGAAAATAATCTTTCTTATGAAGTTTCCTTACAACAAGCTCAAAAACTTGGCTTTGCAGAATCAGACCCAACCAATGATGTTGACGGAATTGATGCTGCTTATAAAGCCGTAATTTTAACCAGATTTGCATTTCATCAGGATTTAGGTATGAAGGATTTTGCTGTTACCGGGATTCGCGGAATGGATTTAGCAGATTTGAAATTGGCCCAACAGTTAGGCTATGAAGTTAAATTAATCGCGCAAACAAAAAACTCTGCTAATGGTGTTTATGCTGATGTCGCACCCAAATTAGTACCAAAGCGTCATCCTCTAGCAAGTATTTACAACGAATTAAATGGTGTCTTTATTAAAAGTTATGGTATCGGAAAGAGTATGTTTTACGGTCCAGGTGCCGGATCAATTCCAACAGCAACAAGTGTCGTAAATGATTTGGCTGTTATTGCCCAGCGCACGGCAGAAAAACTACCGGTAGCGCCTTTTACAGATTACAAAGCACAGGTAAACTTGCAAAATAAAGCGGATGTAACGGGTCGTTTTTATTTAGCTTTAAAAGCGGATACCAAGCAACAGCAAACTCAAATTGCGACAATTTTTTCTGAAATAAACTTGGCTGTTGAACTAGTAGAACAAAAGCAAACCGATGATTTTCGTGTTGTTTATTTAACGCAAAATATATCGTTAGAAAAACGTGATGAGGTAGTAACAGCACTAGCTGACGTTGATGTAAAAGTAACGCAGATGATGGAAATATTGGAGGGATAA
- a CDS encoding homoserine O-succinyltransferase, with protein MPIRLPDSFPAKAILAAGDIFAIDDKRARTQDIRPLEILIVNLMPDKITTETQLLRLISQSPLQINVEFLQMNTHAHKNVAKSHLDQFYLSFNEIKERFYDGLIITGAPVEELDFEEVDYWQELCFVMEWSKQNVTSVIHICWGAQAGLFYHYGVKKVMYQEKLFGNFCQYTIANRRLFRGFDDYFWGPQSRYTGINCEDLTQAPVAVVAKSKEIGPTILLSDDEHDIFLLGHYEYDTDTLHQEFLRDQKRGLNPKVPENYYPANDYTKKPVNNWRGHSQLLCHNWLNDVYQITPYNLADIPKENQRRKKNTKK; from the coding sequence ATGCCAATTCGCTTACCAGATAGTTTTCCTGCCAAAGCCATTTTGGCTGCAGGGGATATTTTTGCCATTGATGACAAAAGAGCTAGGACACAAGACATCAGACCACTGGAAATTTTAATCGTTAATTTAATGCCGGATAAAATTACTACTGAAACGCAATTGTTGCGTTTAATTAGTCAAAGTCCTTTGCAAATCAATGTTGAGTTTTTACAAATGAATACTCATGCCCACAAAAATGTCGCAAAAAGCCATTTAGACCAATTTTATTTAAGTTTTAATGAGATTAAAGAACGCTTTTATGATGGCCTAATTATCACCGGAGCGCCGGTGGAAGAGCTTGATTTTGAAGAAGTTGATTATTGGCAGGAATTATGTTTTGTAATGGAGTGGAGTAAGCAAAATGTGACGTCGGTCATTCATATTTGCTGGGGAGCACAGGCGGGGCTTTTTTACCATTACGGGGTGAAAAAAGTGATGTATCAAGAAAAACTATTTGGTAATTTTTGCCAGTACACAATAGCAAATCGACGGCTTTTTCGTGGTTTTGACGATTATTTTTGGGGACCGCAATCTCGTTATACAGGGATTAATTGTGAAGATTTAACACAAGCACCAGTTGCAGTAGTTGCCAAAAGTAAGGAAATTGGGCCAACGATTTTGTTGAGTGATGATGAACATGATATCTTTTTATTAGGTCATTATGAATATGATACAGACACATTGCATCAGGAGTTTTTACGGGATCAAAAAAGAGGGCTAAATCCCAAAGTACCTGAAAATTACTATCCTGCTAATGATTACACTAAAAAACCGGTTAATAATTGGCGGGGGCATAGTCAGCTGCTGTGTCACAATTGGTTAAATGATGTTTATCAAATAACCCCTTATAATTTAGCTGATATCCCAAAGGAAAATCAACGGCGTAAAAAAAATACTAAAAAATAA
- a CDS encoding phospho-sugar mutase: MSWEQVYEQWVNDGNLEENLKQQLADLKEDPEKLEDAFYAPLEFGTAGMRGILGPGINRMNIYTIRQATEGLARFMDEQDDNTRRRGVAIAYDSRHMSPEFAMEAAKTLAKHDIPSYVFESLRPTPELSFAVRYLKAFTGIMITASHNPAAYNGYKVYGQDGGQMPPADADALTTFVRSIDNPLEIQVLSDEEVEHSGLINIIGEEIDTAYLKEIKTVTINQDLINEMGKDLKLVYTPLHGTGKMLGEKALKQAGFEKFALVPEQAVADPDFSTVKSPNPEEHSAFEYAIALGKKEDADLLIATDPDADRLGAAVRLPNGEYQVLTGNQIGALFTEYILAAHKQAGTLPSNAAVLKSIVSSELPTAIAAKYDVAMLNVLTGFKFIAEKIKQFETDHSQTFMFGFEESYGYLVKPFVRDKDAIQALVLLAEVAAYYKKQDKTLFDGLQDIFETYGYYAEKTISVTLSGLEGPAKIKAIMSKFRTQAPSEIGGVKVVQTEDFKARTIMGLDGNEAKMTTPASDVLKYVLEDESWIAVRPSGTEPKIKFYIGVKGENQKDAIEKIAILEKAINEITGD, translated from the coding sequence ATGTCTTGGGAACAAGTCTATGAACAATGGGTAAACGATGGAAATTTAGAAGAAAATTTAAAGCAACAATTAGCTGATCTAAAAGAAGATCCTGAGAAACTAGAAGACGCGTTTTACGCACCTCTGGAATTTGGTACTGCTGGTATGCGAGGAATTTTAGGCCCGGGTATTAATCGTATGAATATCTATACTATCCGACAAGCCACAGAAGGTTTAGCTCGCTTTATGGATGAACAAGATGACAACACAAGAAGACGCGGTGTAGCCATTGCCTATGATTCTCGCCATATGTCGCCAGAATTTGCAATGGAAGCGGCCAAAACATTAGCAAAACACGATATTCCTTCCTACGTTTTTGAAAGTCTTCGTCCAACGCCAGAATTATCTTTTGCGGTGCGTTACTTAAAAGCTTTTACCGGTATTATGATCACAGCTTCTCATAATCCTGCTGCATACAATGGTTATAAAGTCTACGGACAAGACGGTGGTCAAATGCCACCCGCTGATGCAGATGCTTTAACTACGTTTGTGCGCTCCATTGATAATCCATTAGAAATTCAAGTTTTATCTGATGAAGAAGTAGAGCACAGTGGCTTAATTAATATTATTGGTGAAGAAATCGATACCGCATATCTAAAAGAAATTAAAACAGTCACTATTAATCAAGATTTAATTAATGAAATGGGCAAAGACTTAAAATTAGTCTATACGCCACTACACGGAACTGGCAAAATGTTGGGAGAAAAAGCTCTAAAACAAGCTGGCTTTGAAAAATTTGCTTTAGTGCCAGAACAAGCGGTCGCCGATCCTGACTTTTCTACCGTAAAATCACCAAATCCAGAAGAACATTCTGCTTTTGAATACGCAATTGCTTTAGGTAAAAAAGAAGATGCCGATCTTTTGATTGCCACAGACCCGGATGCTGATCGCCTTGGAGCAGCAGTACGCTTACCAAATGGTGAATATCAAGTCTTAACAGGTAATCAAATTGGTGCACTCTTTACGGAATATATTTTAGCCGCTCATAAACAAGCAGGGACACTCCCAAGCAATGCTGCTGTCTTAAAATCAATCGTTTCAAGCGAATTGCCAACTGCTATTGCAGCTAAATACGATGTTGCCATGCTCAATGTTTTAACTGGCTTTAAGTTTATTGCCGAAAAAATTAAACAATTTGAAACAGATCATAGCCAAACTTTTATGTTTGGGTTTGAAGAAAGCTACGGCTATTTAGTTAAACCTTTTGTTAGAGATAAAGACGCGATTCAAGCTTTAGTTTTATTGGCTGAGGTTGCAGCTTACTACAAAAAGCAAGACAAGACATTATTTGATGGTTTACAAGATATTTTTGAAACCTATGGCTATTATGCTGAAAAAACTATTTCTGTAACCTTAAGTGGTTTAGAAGGACCAGCTAAAATTAAAGCGATTATGAGTAAATTCCGCACTCAAGCGCCAAGTGAAATTGGTGGCGTAAAAGTCGTGCAGACAGAAGACTTCAAAGCGCGAACAATTATGGGTCTAGATGGCAATGAAGCAAAAATGACAACTCCTGCTTCTGATGTGTTGAAATACGTCTTAGAAGATGAAAGCTGGATTGCCGTCCGTCCGTCTGGTACAGAACCAAAAATCAAGTTCTATATTGGTGTAAAAGGTGAGAATCAAAAAGATGCGATCGAAAAAATTGCTATCCTTGAAAAAGCAATTAACGAAATAACTGGGGATTAA
- the trxB gene encoding thioredoxin-disulfide reductase, producing the protein MYDVIVIGAGPAGMTAALYASRSNLSVLMIERGAPGGQMNNTAEIENYPGFDSIMGPELSMKMYQNVEKFGTKNEYGIVQDVVDHGSYKEVITEENSYKGKSVIIATGCVHRKLGAPGEEEYAGRGVSYCAVCDGAFFRNKKLIVVGGGDSAVEEAIYLTQFASEVVIVHRRDELRAQKIIQDRAFANEKISFIWDSVVEEITGNDMVVTGVNIRNVKTDEVYETTADGVFIYVGLEPLSAPFTKLDILDEAGWLLTDSFMKTAIPGIFAIGDGRAKDLRQITTAVGEGGIAGQQVFQYLENLKDSQSVGQ; encoded by the coding sequence ATGTATGATGTAATCGTAATCGGCGCCGGCCCCGCCGGTATGACAGCGGCTTTATATGCGTCTCGGTCGAATTTATCCGTTTTAATGATTGAAAGAGGTGCTCCGGGGGGGCAAATGAATAACACTGCCGAAATTGAGAATTATCCAGGCTTTGATTCCATTATGGGACCAGAACTTTCTATGAAAATGTATCAAAATGTTGAGAAATTTGGAACTAAAAATGAATACGGCATTGTACAAGATGTGGTAGATCATGGTAGTTATAAAGAAGTTATCACAGAAGAAAATAGTTACAAAGGCAAAAGTGTCATTATTGCAACTGGCTGTGTTCACCGTAAATTAGGTGCCCCTGGTGAAGAAGAGTATGCTGGTCGTGGGGTTTCTTATTGTGCAGTTTGTGATGGAGCCTTTTTCCGGAATAAAAAACTAATTGTTGTAGGCGGCGGCGATTCTGCTGTAGAAGAAGCAATTTATCTGACACAATTTGCAAGTGAAGTTGTCATTGTTCATCGCCGGGATGAATTACGGGCACAAAAAATTATCCAAGATCGCGCTTTTGCAAATGAAAAAATTAGTTTTATCTGGGACTCGGTAGTAGAAGAGATAACAGGTAACGACATGGTAGTAACCGGGGTTAATATTCGCAATGTTAAAACAGATGAAGTTTATGAAACAACAGCAGATGGTGTCTTTATCTATGTTGGTTTAGAACCTCTATCAGCACCTTTTACTAAATTGGATATTTTGGATGAAGCTGGGTGGTTATTGACAGACAGCTTTATGAAGACTGCTATTCCAGGTATTTTTGCAATTGGCGATGGCCGGGCAAAAGATTTACGTCAAATTACCACCGCTGTTGGTGAAGGTGGTATTGCAGGACAACAGGTCTTTCAATATTTAGAAAACTTAAAGGATAGCCAAAGTGTTGGTCAATAA